In a genomic window of Thiolapillus brandeum:
- the prlC gene encoding oligopeptidase A yields MSNPLLDFDALPRFSKIHPSHVEPAVDFLLKDNRERVKTLLDTIGQPDWYNFVEPMEEMEDRLSRAWAPVSHLNAVLNSSELRDAYNACLPKLSDYATEMGQNQALFEAYQAVADNPKDLDDAQRKLLENTLRDFRLSGVDLPVDQKQRFGEIASRLSEVSARFEENLLDATNAWSKSISDASQLSGLPVSAMDLARQTAQERGREGWLLTLEYPSYMPVITYADNRELRREVYEAYATRASDQGPDAGRFDNSEVMEEILALRHEMAGLLGYANYAELSLATKMARSTREVMSFLHDLAKRARKQGERELEELHAYAREHHGVDTLEAWDMAYYSEKLRQQRYSISQEELKPWFPQTRVIPGMFEVIGRVFGVSIRESGKQVDTWHPDVRFYEIHDQDGGLLGEFYFDLYARPNKRGGAWMADAISRMKTRNREQIPVAFMTCNFTPPVGGKPALLTHDEVQTLFHEFGHGLHHMLTQVDYPSISGISGVAWDAVELPSQFMENWCWDKQALSLISGHHETGEPLPDELYDRMLAARNFQSAMQLLRQLEFSLFDFRIHMDYQPETGGRIYEILQEVRDEVSVVTPPDWNRFAHGFSHIFGGGYAAGYYSYKWAEVLSADAFSLFEEEGVFNDEIGRAFRRNILEKGGSADAMELFVAFRGREPSIQALLRHSGIEQ; encoded by the coding sequence ATGTCCAACCCGCTTCTTGATTTTGATGCTCTGCCACGCTTTTCCAAAATCCATCCTTCCCATGTGGAACCGGCAGTCGATTTTCTGCTCAAGGATAACCGTGAGCGGGTGAAGACACTGCTCGATACCATCGGACAACCGGACTGGTACAACTTCGTTGAGCCCATGGAGGAAATGGAAGATCGCCTGTCGCGGGCCTGGGCGCCGGTTTCCCATCTCAACGCGGTGCTCAATTCCTCTGAGTTGCGTGATGCCTACAACGCCTGCCTGCCCAAACTTTCCGACTATGCCACGGAGATGGGGCAGAATCAGGCCCTGTTTGAGGCTTACCAGGCCGTGGCGGACAACCCAAAGGATCTGGATGATGCGCAACGCAAGCTGTTGGAGAACACCCTGCGGGACTTTCGCCTTTCGGGGGTGGATCTTCCGGTAGATCAGAAACAACGATTCGGTGAGATTGCCAGCCGTCTGTCAGAAGTCAGTGCGCGATTCGAGGAGAACCTTCTCGATGCCACCAATGCCTGGAGCAAATCGATCAGTGATGCAAGCCAGTTGTCCGGTCTTCCGGTATCGGCCATGGATCTTGCCCGGCAAACGGCACAGGAGCGGGGCAGGGAAGGTTGGCTGCTGACACTGGAATATCCTTCCTATATGCCGGTGATCACTTATGCGGACAATCGTGAATTGCGCCGTGAAGTGTACGAAGCCTATGCTACCCGGGCATCGGATCAGGGGCCGGATGCCGGGCGCTTCGACAATAGCGAGGTAATGGAAGAAATACTGGCCCTGCGTCACGAGATGGCAGGGCTTCTGGGTTATGCCAACTATGCCGAGTTGTCCCTGGCTACCAAGATGGCGCGTTCCACCCGGGAGGTCATGAGTTTTCTTCATGATCTTGCCAAGCGTGCGCGAAAACAGGGAGAAAGGGAGCTGGAGGAGTTACATGCCTATGCCCGTGAACATCATGGTGTGGATACTCTGGAAGCATGGGACATGGCCTACTACAGCGAAAAGCTGAGACAGCAGCGCTATAGCATCAGCCAGGAAGAACTAAAGCCCTGGTTTCCCCAGACCCGCGTCATTCCGGGAATGTTCGAGGTCATTGGCCGGGTGTTCGGCGTGTCGATACGGGAAAGCGGCAAGCAGGTGGATACCTGGCATCCTGATGTGCGTTTCTATGAAATTCATGACCAGGATGGCGGCCTGCTGGGGGAATTCTATTTTGATCTCTATGCCCGTCCCAACAAACGTGGCGGCGCCTGGATGGCTGATGCCATATCGCGCATGAAAACCCGTAACCGGGAGCAGATACCCGTAGCCTTCATGACCTGTAATTTCACGCCGCCAGTGGGCGGTAAACCGGCCCTGTTGACTCATGACGAGGTGCAGACCCTGTTCCATGAATTTGGTCATGGCCTGCACCACATGCTGACCCAGGTGGATTATCCTTCCATATCCGGAATTTCCGGCGTGGCCTGGGATGCTGTGGAGCTGCCTTCCCAGTTCATGGAGAACTGGTGCTGGGACAAGCAGGCCCTGTCCCTGATCTCCGGTCACCATGAAACCGGTGAACCCCTGCCGGATGAACTGTATGATCGCATGCTGGCGGCGCGTAACTTCCAGTCCGCCATGCAGTTGCTGCGTCAGTTGGAGTTTTCCCTGTTCGATTTTCGTATCCACATGGACTATCAACCTGAAACAGGGGGGCGCATCTACGAGATTCTTCAGGAAGTGCGTGATGAGGTTTCCGTGGTGACCCCGCCCGACTGGAATCGCTTTGCCCATGGTTTCTCGCATATCTTTGGCGGCGGCTATGCGGCAGGATACTATAGTTACAAATGGGCAGAGGTGCTGTCTGCAGATGCCTTCTCCCTGTTTGAGGAAGAAGGGGTTTTCAATGACGAGATCGGCAGGGCTTTTCGCCGCAACATACTGGAAAAAGGCGGTAGTGCGGATGCCATGGAACTTTTCGTGGCTTTCCGTGGGCGTGAACCCAGCATACAGGCGCTGTTGCGTCACTCGGGGATAGAACAATGA